Proteins encoded by one window of Flavobacterium sp. N502540:
- a CDS encoding DUF6326 family protein, whose product MDTNQNTSNLKDFEVNIRIKLAFLWAAVTLCYLYGDYFELYLPGKTAGLVSGDNLLNSPMKLLSAAILLALPPLMVLFSIFLKPKINRLLHILFGIFFTLIMLLIAISSLTAWKSFYVFLALFESVITAIIVILAWKWPRKN is encoded by the coding sequence ATGGATACCAATCAGAATACCAGTAATTTAAAAGATTTCGAAGTCAATATCAGAATAAAACTTGCCTTTCTTTGGGCAGCGGTAACGTTGTGTTATTTGTATGGTGATTATTTTGAATTGTACCTACCCGGAAAAACAGCCGGACTTGTAAGTGGTGACAATCTATTAAACAGTCCAATGAAACTACTTTCTGCAGCTATTCTACTCGCTCTGCCTCCTCTAATGGTGTTGTTCTCTATTTTTTTAAAGCCCAAAATAAACAGGTTGCTCCATATTTTGTTTGGGATATTTTTTACCCTAATCATGCTGCTTATTGCGATTAGCTCGCTAACAGCATGGAAAAGTTTTTATGTTTTTCTGGCACTGTTCGAAAGTGTCATTACGGCCATAATTGTAATTCTGGCGTGGAAATGGCCCAGAAAAAACTAA
- a CDS encoding AAA family ATPase, which yields MNLHELVVNDTEKVALEDLLFSTENKTVLIQTIKEHKYIEELKKYNLKVDNKILLHGHSGCGKTTTAKAIANALNKNIVIVNLSTIIDAKIGETSKNVKVLFDKAIREKAVLFLDEFDQIGKSRDSQDKDVAEMKRLVNTIIQLIDYLPADSLLICATNYYESIDTALLRRFQIKLKFEMPDDSQLNAYYDKLLAHFPIHLQEIKRKYAISYAEAKDYIHTTMKKQIIAELEFQEEQKLTEIIA from the coding sequence ATGAATCTGCACGAACTTGTTGTAAACGATACTGAAAAAGTAGCACTGGAAGATTTACTTTTTAGCACAGAGAATAAAACGGTATTAATTCAGACGATAAAAGAACATAAATACATCGAAGAATTAAAAAAATACAATCTCAAAGTAGATAACAAAATACTACTGCACGGGCATTCCGGCTGTGGCAAAACCACTACTGCAAAAGCCATTGCAAACGCTTTAAACAAGAACATTGTTATTGTGAATCTCAGTACCATAATCGATGCTAAAATTGGAGAAACTTCTAAAAATGTAAAAGTGTTGTTTGATAAAGCAATTCGTGAAAAAGCGGTTTTGTTTCTCGATGAATTTGATCAGATTGGTAAAAGCCGTGACAGTCAGGACAAAGATGTTGCCGAAATGAAACGTCTGGTAAATACGATCATTCAACTGATTGATTATCTTCCGGCAGACAGTTTACTTATTTGTGCGACCAATTATTACGAAAGTATTGATACAGCTTTGCTGAGAAGATTTCAAATCAAATTAAAATTTGAAATGCCCGATGATTCACAACTGAATGCCTATTATGATAAACTGCTTGCTCATTTTCCGATTCATCTTCAGGAAATTAAACGCAAGTATGCTATTTCTTATGCTGAAGCTAAAGACTACATTCATACCACAATGAAAAAGCAAATTATTGCCGAACTGGAATTTCAAGAAGAACAGAAACTAACGGAGATCATAGCATAA
- a CDS encoding DsbA family protein, translating to MSTDKTNPLLCDPETGTCEMPIQEKANETSIIPTTDKPIKIIYYTDPICSSCWGIEPQLRKLKLEYGNYIDIDYRMGGLLPDWSYNSGGISKPSDVAHHWEEASLYYEMPIDGNVWLEDPLDSSYPSCIAMKAAQIQSKDKAVKFMRILREKLYLEKKNIAKWENISEAAELSGLDTKKLKWDYEGEAKILFQEDLNYARSLGVRGFPTLFFSDGNQNQLTVYGSKPYASYENAILALFPDAKKKKTANGHPLSLFEIYPTLAPKEYAVILDISYAEANTILEQLFEKGELNKKSVKNGVLYTKN from the coding sequence ATGAGTACAGACAAAACAAATCCATTATTGTGTGATCCTGAAACGGGAACCTGTGAAATGCCAATTCAGGAAAAAGCAAATGAAACTTCCATCATTCCAACTACAGATAAACCGATAAAAATTATTTATTACACCGATCCCATCTGTTCTTCCTGTTGGGGAATTGAACCTCAGTTAAGAAAACTAAAACTCGAATACGGCAATTATATCGATATTGATTACAGAATGGGCGGTTTACTTCCGGATTGGTCTTACAATAGTGGCGGGATCAGTAAACCGTCAGATGTCGCTCATCACTGGGAAGAAGCAAGTTTGTACTATGAAATGCCTATTGATGGAAATGTATGGCTCGAAGACCCGCTCGATTCTTCCTATCCATCTTGTATTGCGATGAAAGCAGCGCAAATTCAGAGTAAAGATAAAGCGGTAAAGTTTATGCGGATTCTTAGGGAGAAATTGTATCTCGAAAAGAAGAATATTGCGAAATGGGAAAACATTTCTGAAGCGGCTGAACTTTCCGGTTTAGATACCAAAAAATTAAAATGGGATTACGAAGGAGAAGCTAAAATACTTTTTCAGGAAGATCTGAACTATGCCAGAAGTCTTGGTGTTAGAGGCTTCCCTACTTTGTTTTTTTCTGATGGGAATCAAAATCAATTAACCGTTTATGGTTCTAAACCTTATGCCTCTTATGAAAATGCAATACTAGCCCTGTTCCCTGACGCTAAAAAGAAAAAAACAGCAAATGGGCATCCTTTATCTCTGTTTGAAATTTATCCTACTCTTGCACCAAAAGAATATGCCGTTATTCTGGATATTTCTTACGCCGAAGCCAATACAATTCTGGAGCAATTATTTGAGAAAGGAGAACTAAATAAAAAGTCAGTAAAAAACGGTGTTCTGTATACTAAAAACTAG
- a CDS encoding TlpA family protein disulfide reductase: protein MKINILRILVLFAFSVSGYSQSVKLLNIDQLNERIKNGKDSTYVVNFWATWCAPCIKELPHFEKLKADHKSDKLAVLLVSVDFKSKLNSAVVPFVKRKNLKNEVFLLNESNPQEYIDRIDKDWSGSIPATLFIKENKRKFIESEFTYEQLLTEYKKL, encoded by the coding sequence ATGAAAATCAACATCTTAAGAATTCTTGTTTTATTTGCTTTCTCCGTAAGTGGTTACAGTCAAAGCGTAAAGCTGTTAAACATCGATCAGCTGAACGAAAGAATTAAGAACGGCAAAGACAGTACTTATGTTGTTAATTTCTGGGCTACCTGGTGCGCACCCTGCATTAAAGAGCTGCCTCATTTTGAAAAGTTAAAGGCGGATCATAAATCAGATAAATTAGCGGTTTTATTGGTAAGTGTCGATTTTAAATCTAAGTTAAACTCAGCTGTAGTTCCGTTTGTGAAAAGAAAAAACCTGAAAAATGAAGTTTTTCTGTTAAACGAAAGCAATCCGCAGGAATATATAGACCGCATTGATAAAGACTGGTCGGGAAGCATTCCGGCAACCTTATTTATTAAAGAGAATAAAAGAAAATTTATTGAATCTGAATTTACCTACGAACAATTATTAACTGAATATAAAAAACTGTAA
- a CDS encoding thioredoxin family protein: protein MNKFITAVTLFLFNLLLSQAQSTTLKAGETAPDFKLKNVDGKEVSFGSFPKAKGYIVVFTCNTCPYAVAYEQRIIELDKKFKAQGYPVIAINPNDPEASKADSFDKMQELAKDKKYPFPYLFDAGQKVTDQYGAKRTPHLFIVSKTDKGNVVEYVGAIDSDPEGTKTEKTKYAEEVIAALKSNKKPAVTQTKEIGCTVKRKAKA from the coding sequence ATGAATAAGTTTATTACTGCTGTGACTCTGTTTTTGTTTAATCTGCTGCTTTCTCAGGCTCAGAGCACAACCCTTAAAGCCGGCGAAACGGCTCCGGATTTTAAATTGAAAAACGTAGACGGAAAAGAAGTTTCTTTTGGCAGTTTTCCAAAAGCAAAAGGATACATCGTTGTTTTTACCTGTAATACGTGCCCTTATGCGGTAGCGTACGAGCAAAGAATAATTGAATTGGATAAAAAGTTCAAAGCCCAGGGTTATCCGGTAATTGCCATTAATCCAAATGATCCTGAAGCTTCTAAAGCGGATTCTTTTGATAAAATGCAGGAATTGGCAAAAGATAAAAAATATCCGTTTCCTTATTTATTTGATGCCGGACAAAAAGTTACCGATCAATATGGGGCGAAACGTACACCCCATCTTTTTATCGTTTCTAAAACCGATAAAGGAAATGTGGTAGAGTATGTAGGAGCAATTGATAGTGATCCGGAAGGAACTAAAACCGAAAAAACAAAGTATGCTGAAGAGGTGATCGCAGCATTAAAAAGCAATAAAAAACCTGCCGTTACACAAACCAAAGAAATCGGCTGTACGGTAAAAAGAAAAGCGAAAGCTTAA
- a CDS encoding winged helix-turn-helix transcriptional regulator has product MTTANTSETENECPAEGLLKLLSGKWKPQIFLLAVNGPLRFNGLLRELKGANKQSVATALRELEDFGILDKKVVRLKPLHIEYHLSEKGASLVPVFKQLEIFSRV; this is encoded by the coding sequence ATGACTACAGCAAATACATCGGAAACGGAGAATGAATGCCCGGCAGAGGGGCTTTTAAAATTGCTCTCGGGCAAGTGGAAACCACAGATTTTTTTGCTGGCCGTTAATGGTCCTTTGCGTTTCAACGGACTTTTAAGAGAACTTAAAGGAGCGAACAAACAATCTGTTGCAACGGCACTTCGGGAACTGGAAGATTTTGGAATTCTGGACAAAAAAGTAGTTCGTTTAAAACCTTTGCATATCGAATACCATCTTTCTGAAAAAGGAGCATCATTAGTTCCGGTTTTTAAGCAGTTGGAGATTTTCTCAAGAGTGTAA